In Paraburkholderia flagellata, a genomic segment contains:
- a CDS encoding DUF4286 family protein, giving the protein MKTGRRGMLFVAADVGREDEEDFNEWYDREHLEDRVRMNGVIAASRYVAVDGGPKYLALYWAGSIEAFDSPEYAHAFKNQTPWSQKVLPKMLAPTRRIGELSAEVGKGNGGFVAVLALLVTETPGRLSERCAAVGEALAQQPGFVRSYLLTPDDTLSRPLPLEDLSTRRIAPIFIIESSSTRSSESALSEAIDNLPCAPTAAARYALAWNLESRECS; this is encoded by the coding sequence ATGAAAACAGGCCGACGTGGGATGTTGTTTGTGGCGGCGGATGTGGGACGCGAAGATGAAGAGGATTTCAACGAGTGGTACGACCGTGAGCACCTTGAAGATCGCGTGCGGATGAATGGTGTGATTGCTGCTTCGCGATACGTCGCAGTCGATGGCGGACCGAAATATCTCGCGCTGTACTGGGCAGGGTCGATCGAGGCGTTCGATTCCCCCGAATACGCACACGCCTTCAAGAATCAAACACCGTGGTCGCAAAAGGTGTTGCCGAAGATGCTCGCGCCTACACGTCGGATCGGAGAACTCAGTGCGGAAGTGGGAAAAGGCAATGGCGGATTCGTTGCCGTCTTGGCCCTGCTTGTTACCGAGACACCGGGGCGGTTGAGCGAGAGATGTGCCGCGGTAGGCGAAGCACTTGCACAGCAGCCCGGCTTCGTCCGCTCATACCTACTGACTCCGGATGACACCTTGAGCCGTCCACTGCCACTCGAAGACCTCTCCACACGCCGGATCGCACCCATATTCATCATCGAAAGCAGCAGCACGCGGTCAAGCGAATCCGCGCTATCTGAAGCCATTGACAACCTCCCATGCGCGCCGACCGCCGCCGCACGTTATGCGCTTGCATGGAACCTCGAATCGCGGGAGTGCTCGTGA
- a CDS encoding LysR family transcriptional regulator, with the protein MNTRFLESFLLVVQLGSFRAAADQLHVTQAAISNRIAALEEEIGARVFIRGPGDLRLTPVGLRLIGYGERMLELQSEVMQLGQTDQKLLGGVRIGAIDTIVHTWLVDFVQHLQSSYPGIEVQLSAESTERLNRSLRDGEVDIALQTDQMIGEGIVSRICLPMAMGWVGRAGEWPESRSDLRAMLSGPVVTMSRGSQPYLVLKDVYKRVGIPMGKVHCVNSISAIIRLVKCGLGNALIPLPPVKDQVDRGELEIIHFDMPLQPQGLVVSYLESRASEAIRFVAELACQEADRFMRSMPPPFAPE; encoded by the coding sequence ATGAACACACGATTTCTTGAGAGTTTCCTGCTTGTGGTTCAACTGGGGAGCTTTCGTGCCGCTGCAGACCAACTGCATGTGACGCAAGCAGCCATCTCGAACCGCATCGCCGCGCTGGAAGAGGAGATCGGCGCGCGCGTCTTCATACGCGGCCCCGGGGATCTGCGGTTGACGCCGGTGGGTTTACGGCTAATAGGCTACGGCGAACGCATGCTTGAACTGCAGAGCGAAGTCATGCAGCTTGGCCAGACTGATCAGAAGCTGCTGGGCGGTGTGCGGATAGGGGCGATCGACACGATTGTCCACACGTGGCTGGTCGATTTTGTTCAGCATCTCCAGTCTTCATATCCCGGCATCGAGGTACAGCTGAGTGCCGAATCGACCGAACGTTTGAACAGGAGTCTGCGAGACGGCGAGGTGGATATCGCGCTACAAACTGATCAGATGATAGGCGAGGGCATCGTCAGCAGAATCTGCCTTCCAATGGCGATGGGTTGGGTCGGGCGCGCCGGAGAGTGGCCAGAGTCGCGCTCTGATCTGCGTGCAATGCTCTCGGGACCCGTTGTCACGATGAGCCGTGGCTCCCAGCCTTATCTCGTGCTGAAGGACGTCTACAAGCGTGTTGGGATCCCGATGGGAAAGGTCCATTGCGTCAATTCCATTTCGGCAATCATACGGCTCGTCAAATGTGGTCTCGGCAACGCCTTGATTCCGCTTCCGCCGGTCAAGGATCAGGTTGATCGTGGCGAGCTCGAGATCATTCACTTCGACATGCCATTGCAGCCACAGGGGCTCGTTGTGAGCTACCTCGAGAGCCGGGCATCGGAGGCGATCCGTTTCGTAGCCGAACTGGCCTGCCAGGAGGCCGATCGGTTCATGCGCTCGATGCCGCCTCCGTTTGCACCGGAATAG
- a CDS encoding alpha/beta fold hydrolase, with protein MRLEFTRPRFSFTLDGTAVDVSAIQRDGDKAPIVFLHGFGSTKEDYADIVRHEHFDGHPFVAYDAPGCGETVCTDLSKVSIPFLVETALTVLEFVAFDRFHLVGHSMGGLTALMLAHRFPQRVLSFTDIEGNIAPEDCFLSRQIVEHPREDANRFFDDFIERTRHAPAYASALYAASLRHKVRAEAVGGIFRSMVDLSDNADLMGKFLSLPFPRMFMYGEQNASLSYLKHIQEQGVELAEIPDCGHFPMYSNPVLMWNAIAGFHARAG; from the coding sequence ATGCGCCTTGAGTTTACCAGGCCTCGGTTCTCGTTCACCCTCGACGGCACGGCCGTCGATGTGTCAGCCATTCAGCGCGATGGCGACAAGGCGCCGATCGTATTCCTGCACGGATTCGGTTCTACGAAAGAAGACTACGCCGATATTGTGCGTCATGAGCACTTCGATGGGCATCCGTTCGTCGCATATGACGCCCCGGGCTGCGGCGAAACTGTTTGTACCGATCTCTCGAAGGTCAGCATTCCGTTCCTTGTGGAAACGGCGCTGACCGTGCTCGAGTTCGTGGCGTTTGATCGTTTCCATCTCGTCGGGCATTCGATGGGCGGGCTGACTGCCTTGATGCTCGCCCACCGATTTCCGCAGCGGGTGCTCAGCTTTACGGACATCGAGGGAAACATTGCGCCCGAAGACTGTTTTCTCAGCCGACAGATCGTCGAACACCCGCGCGAAGACGCCAACCGCTTCTTCGACGACTTCATCGAGCGAACCCGTCATGCCCCCGCCTATGCAAGCGCGTTGTATGCGGCGAGTCTGCGTCACAAGGTTCGGGCGGAGGCAGTGGGTGGCATTTTTCGATCGATGGTCGACCTGTCTGACAATGCAGACTTGATGGGCAAATTCCTCAGTCTTCCGTTTCCGAGAATGTTCATGTACGGCGAGCAAAATGCGTCGCTGTCCTACCTGAAGCATATCCAGGAGCAGGGTGTAGAACTGGCCGAAATCCCGGATTGCGGCCACTTCCCGATGTATTCGAATCCGGTGCTGATGTGGAATGCTATCGCGGGATTTCATGCACGTGCGGGTTGA
- a CDS encoding RraA family protein, which translates to MTNPLKASAEDQELVALFAGLDTPGVSDAMDKLGLHGQALGIMPLADCTKVVVGPAFTVKYVPASAPPGTVGDFIDDVAQGDVVVIDNDGRTDCTVWGDIMTQYAGLRGIAGTVIDGVCRDVNKALGDNYPLFTAGRFMRTGKDRVQVESVNTTVGIGTVRVAARDIVVADANGVVVVPRGRAREVAQVARQIEEVESRIREQIAQGKTLGDARSALGYHTLQSKA; encoded by the coding sequence ATGACGAATCCCCTGAAGGCGAGCGCCGAAGACCAGGAACTGGTTGCGCTGTTTGCTGGTCTCGATACCCCCGGCGTGTCGGACGCCATGGACAAGCTGGGTCTGCATGGTCAGGCCCTCGGCATCATGCCGCTCGCCGATTGTACGAAGGTCGTCGTGGGGCCGGCGTTCACGGTGAAGTATGTGCCGGCCAGCGCGCCGCCGGGCACCGTCGGTGACTTCATCGATGACGTCGCGCAAGGTGATGTGGTTGTCATCGACAACGATGGCCGTACAGATTGCACTGTCTGGGGCGACATCATGACTCAGTACGCAGGACTGCGCGGCATTGCGGGGACGGTGATCGATGGAGTCTGCCGCGACGTGAACAAGGCGCTCGGCGACAACTACCCGCTGTTCACGGCGGGGCGCTTCATGCGCACCGGCAAGGATCGTGTACAGGTCGAATCGGTGAACACGACGGTCGGCATCGGCACCGTGCGTGTAGCCGCCCGCGACATCGTCGTGGCGGATGCCAATGGTGTCGTCGTCGTACCGCGAGGCCGCGCCCGCGAAGTGGCGCAGGTCGCTCGCCAGATCGAAGAAGTCGAATCGCGCATCCGCGAACAGATTGCACAGGGCAAGACGCTGGGCGACGCGCGCTCGGCGCTCGGTTACCACACACTGCAAAGCAAGGCCTGA
- a CDS encoding LysR substrate-binding domain-containing protein yields the protein MSNTIDFRLIRQLWMFLAVAEEQHFGRAAQRLNMSQPPLTEQIKVLEQSLKLQLFNRSRRGTQLSPAGAAILPAVRQFAGQVERLERVVREVAAGQSGVLHVGAITSAMLETVPPVLNALKLAHPHLTVFVSEIDSVDAIPALEAGELDLAFVRVDGEVGSGIATMPLARDRLAVALPREHALSALPRVRLQSLADEQLVMSARQVSPMYFDLLTSVCRAHGLTPRVTHEVRSVTSQIAYVGCGQGVALVPSSMRKLAPENVVVRPLKEKIEVVTAALLWNTQRHHPLVDEVVAWLKNRKTRQTGR from the coding sequence ATGAGTAATACGATCGACTTCAGGCTGATACGTCAGCTATGGATGTTTCTCGCGGTAGCCGAAGAACAGCACTTCGGCCGGGCCGCCCAGCGCCTGAATATGTCGCAGCCGCCGTTGACCGAGCAGATCAAGGTTCTGGAGCAGTCGCTGAAACTGCAGTTGTTCAATCGCTCTCGCCGGGGTACGCAACTCAGCCCCGCAGGTGCAGCGATCCTCCCCGCCGTGCGGCAGTTCGCGGGCCAGGTCGAGCGACTCGAGCGAGTCGTCCGTGAGGTTGCTGCAGGTCAATCCGGCGTGTTACACGTTGGCGCGATCACCTCCGCGATGCTGGAAACGGTGCCTCCAGTGCTGAACGCACTGAAGCTGGCTCATCCGCACCTGACGGTTTTCGTCAGCGAAATCGACAGCGTCGACGCGATTCCTGCACTGGAGGCGGGGGAACTCGACCTGGCCTTCGTCCGTGTCGATGGAGAAGTCGGCAGCGGAATCGCAACCATGCCCCTCGCACGGGACCGGCTGGCAGTTGCGCTCCCCAGAGAGCACGCGTTATCCGCGTTGCCCAGAGTGCGGCTGCAATCGCTGGCCGACGAGCAACTCGTGATGTCGGCCCGGCAGGTCAGCCCAATGTACTTCGACCTGTTGACGTCGGTTTGCCGTGCACACGGCTTGACGCCGCGCGTGACGCACGAAGTGCGTTCGGTCACGTCGCAGATCGCCTATGTCGGGTGTGGGCAGGGTGTAGCGCTGGTTCCTTCGTCGATGCGCAAGCTGGCTCCGGAGAATGTGGTCGTGCGGCCACTCAAGGAGAAGATCGAGGTGGTGACCGCCGCGTTGCTTTGGAACACGCAACGCCATCACCCTCTCGTCGACGAAGTGGTCGCCTGGCTGAAGAATCGCAAGACTCGACAGACAGGACGTTGA
- a CDS encoding site-specific integrase produces MSRFPATKSSFQGQEADDVIEILCAELPDLPPVIRYYDDFNDRPRSIRAPLEQPVFELLINGNRVNVDFSRLDAQRAFVFKHVFIAILGQDLSVATAALYVSYAHHLNAADVVALLRAGPAGIGPVWAALRARCMPVHVYLCAKCLLHLLCTYRLFGWSVEYRAYLHTALPLPTRDAHAGVRSGDVFLGADEEAAIVRYLDEMAATLAVSSVPSVSFDDICDAGMLLCAYQFGMRPIQIAMLARRNVRIWEDTPEGLPTVHLTFHMAKQRNGSKKKPLTRRVKREWAPIFVAIDARWTARDDANSGRLFPVRSNYETGSRIASLVRKLIGSEELGTATDLRHTAAQRLVDAGASHEELAEFLGHSYVQTGLVYFRTSASHAERVNRALGASDVYRRVAKFAHDRFISPEELTLLKGEQQIAGVPHGIPIAGIGGCTSGQPACPYNPVTSCYGCRKFMPLHDRAMHESVLASMREVVMFFEQSSRGDAQSPTYLQLQRTIAEIQMVIGELEDESR; encoded by the coding sequence ATGAGCAGGTTTCCGGCAACAAAAAGCTCGTTCCAGGGGCAAGAGGCGGATGACGTCATCGAGATACTTTGCGCGGAACTGCCGGACCTGCCACCAGTCATCCGTTACTACGACGACTTCAACGACCGGCCCCGTTCCATCCGGGCTCCGCTCGAGCAGCCAGTGTTCGAATTGCTGATTAACGGCAATCGCGTCAACGTTGACTTCTCGCGGCTGGATGCGCAACGTGCATTCGTCTTCAAGCACGTCTTTATTGCCATTCTCGGGCAGGACCTGAGCGTTGCAACGGCCGCGCTTTACGTCTCCTATGCCCATCACCTGAACGCAGCTGACGTGGTAGCCCTCTTGCGTGCGGGCCCCGCTGGTATCGGTCCTGTCTGGGCCGCCTTGCGAGCCCGGTGCATGCCTGTGCACGTGTATCTGTGCGCGAAGTGCTTGCTCCATCTGCTATGTACGTATCGCCTGTTTGGATGGTCAGTCGAATACCGCGCCTACCTTCACACGGCTCTACCCTTGCCTACCCGTGACGCGCACGCTGGCGTCCGCTCGGGAGACGTATTTCTCGGCGCCGACGAAGAAGCTGCAATCGTGCGATATCTGGACGAAATGGCCGCCACTCTCGCCGTATCATCGGTGCCATCGGTATCATTCGACGACATTTGCGACGCGGGCATGTTGCTGTGCGCGTACCAGTTCGGTATGCGTCCGATCCAGATAGCGATGCTCGCCAGGAGAAATGTGCGGATCTGGGAGGATACCCCGGAGGGACTGCCCACGGTTCACCTGACCTTCCACATGGCCAAGCAGCGCAACGGCTCGAAGAAAAAACCGCTGACGCGCCGGGTCAAGCGCGAATGGGCTCCGATCTTCGTTGCCATCGACGCGCGATGGACTGCCAGGGACGATGCGAATTCCGGGCGTCTCTTCCCTGTCCGGTCGAACTACGAAACGGGATCGCGAATCGCCTCTCTCGTGAGGAAATTGATCGGTTCGGAAGAGCTTGGCACGGCCACGGACCTGCGACATACGGCAGCCCAGAGGCTGGTTGACGCGGGCGCGAGCCACGAAGAACTTGCCGAGTTCCTGGGGCATTCATACGTGCAGACCGGATTGGTCTACTTCAGGACTTCAGCCTCCCACGCGGAGCGTGTCAACCGGGCGCTGGGTGCATCGGATGTCTATCGACGCGTCGCAAAGTTCGCGCACGACCGGTTCATCTCCCCGGAAGAGCTCACCTTGCTCAAGGGTGAGCAGCAAATCGCCGGTGTGCCTCACGGCATCCCGATCGCAGGTATCGGCGGCTGCACGTCGGGACAGCCAGCGTGCCCCTACAACCCGGTGACGTCATGCTACGGCTGCAGGAAGTTCATGCCCTTGCATGACAGGGCAATGCATGAGAGCGTGCTGGCCTCGATGCGCGAGGTGGTCATGTTCTTCGAGCAAAGCTCGCGTGGCGACGCCCAATCTCCGACCTATCTCCAGTTGCAGCGCACGATCGCCGAAATCCAGATGGTCATTGGCGAGCTTGAGGACGAGAGCCGATGA
- a CDS encoding pyridoxal phosphate-dependent aminotransferase encodes MTAAAYGLNRFLAAARPSATYRVMDRVAVRRASGAQVISLSAGEPDFDTPEHVREAGIAAIRAGHTRYTQVAGLRALREAIAAKFQRENGLDVDWRNTLVCSGGKQVIFNALAATLNEGDEVIVPAPYWVSYPEIVQLCGGKSVVVACGSDSGFKLTPHALEAAITPNTRWLILNSPSNPTGAVYSRAELQALAEVLLAHPQVLVLSDDIYEHLIFDGIEFFTIAQVEQRLRDRVLTMNGVSKAYAMTGWRIGFGTGPGWLIEAMEKLQGQQTSGASTISQYAALAALTGPQDFIVQSRVAFQRRRDSVVEQLNQAPGLHCEVPQGAFYAFASCEGLIGKTTSAGTHLDSDEAVVNALLDEAGVATVHGSAFGLGPYIRIAYALDDASLSRACGAVGDFCKTLTN; translated from the coding sequence ATGACTGCGGCAGCCTATGGGTTGAATCGATTTCTGGCGGCAGCCAGGCCCTCAGCCACCTATCGCGTGATGGATCGCGTCGCGGTACGGCGCGCGAGCGGCGCACAGGTGATTTCGCTTAGTGCCGGCGAGCCGGATTTCGACACGCCGGAGCACGTGCGGGAGGCGGGGATCGCGGCCATTCGCGCAGGGCATACCCGTTATACCCAGGTGGCGGGCCTGCGAGCACTGCGCGAGGCGATCGCGGCGAAATTCCAGCGCGAGAACGGCCTTGACGTGGACTGGCGTAACACGCTGGTGTGCAGCGGTGGCAAGCAGGTGATCTTCAACGCGCTTGCCGCAACGCTTAACGAGGGCGACGAGGTCATCGTGCCCGCGCCGTACTGGGTTAGTTATCCCGAGATCGTGCAGCTGTGCGGCGGCAAGTCGGTAGTCGTCGCGTGCGGCAGCGACAGTGGCTTCAAGCTCACACCGCACGCGCTTGAGGCCGCGATCACGCCGAATACGCGCTGGCTCATCCTGAACTCGCCGTCGAACCCGACGGGTGCCGTCTATAGCCGCGCTGAGCTACAGGCGCTGGCCGAGGTGTTGCTCGCGCACCCACAGGTGCTGGTCCTATCTGATGATATCTACGAGCATCTGATTTTCGACGGCATCGAGTTTTTCACGATCGCCCAGGTTGAGCAGAGACTACGCGATCGCGTCCTGACGATGAATGGGGTGTCTAAGGCGTACGCGATGACGGGCTGGCGTATCGGATTCGGCACCGGCCCTGGCTGGCTGATCGAAGCGATGGAGAAGCTACAGGGGCAGCAGACTTCGGGAGCTTCGACGATTTCTCAGTATGCCGCGCTCGCCGCGTTGACGGGCCCGCAGGATTTCATCGTGCAATCACGCGTAGCGTTCCAGCGTCGGCGCGATTCCGTGGTCGAGCAGCTCAATCAGGCCCCCGGACTGCATTGCGAAGTTCCACAAGGCGCGTTCTATGCTTTCGCATCGTGCGAAGGCCTGATAGGGAAGACGACGTCGGCGGGTACGCACCTGGACAGCGACGAGGCCGTGGTGAATGCGCTGCTCGACGAGGCCGGCGTAGCAACCGTACACGGAAGCGCGTTCGGACTTGGGCCGTATATCCGTATTGCCTACGCGCTGGATGACGCGTCTCTGTCGCGCGCATGCGGAGCCGTAGGGGACTTCTGCAAGACGCTGACGAATTGA
- a CDS encoding RraA family protein — protein MNPISLLDRLAALDTNTISDALDFLGLAGATYGLRPLWDCPKIVGRASTIQLGPKTDAKPTVHLISPVIDAVTADDRVLVIAGGVDGISCWGDILANAATAKQIRGSVIDGLSRDIEGSESIGYPVYGRGITMISARNRVIQIDSGKPVQMAGVTVREDDFVIADRCGTVFVPADRIDEVLDLGERIARRQDGMVAAVRAGRSVAEVMHDKEFEAIPVR, from the coding sequence ATGAACCCGATTTCGCTCCTCGACCGTCTCGCCGCGCTCGATACAAACACGATCTCCGACGCACTCGACTTCCTCGGCCTGGCTGGCGCGACCTATGGCCTGCGCCCACTCTGGGATTGCCCCAAGATCGTCGGTCGCGCCAGCACGATCCAGCTTGGCCCGAAGACCGATGCCAAACCGACAGTGCATTTGATTTCCCCGGTGATTGACGCAGTGACGGCAGATGACCGCGTGCTGGTGATCGCGGGCGGCGTCGACGGCATTTCCTGCTGGGGCGACATCCTCGCTAACGCTGCGACGGCGAAGCAGATTCGCGGCTCGGTCATCGACGGCCTGAGCCGGGATATCGAAGGTAGCGAGTCGATCGGTTATCCGGTCTACGGTCGTGGCATCACGATGATCAGCGCGCGCAATCGGGTGATTCAGATCGATTCGGGCAAGCCTGTCCAGATGGCCGGCGTCACGGTGCGCGAAGACGATTTTGTGATCGCCGACCGCTGCGGCACGGTCTTTGTGCCCGCCGATCGCATTGACGAAGTGCTCGATCTGGGCGAGCGCATCGCACGGCGCCAGGACGGCATGGTGGCCGCAGTGCGCGCCGGCCGGTCAGTTGCCGAAGTGATGCACGACAAGGAATTCGAGGCCATTCCGGTCCGCTAA
- the pxpB gene encoding 5-oxoprolinase subunit PxpB codes for MNSFVELLEPQTLSKTKPRIHAAGAGAVLFDPANGSFDAELQQRLIALGRRIHESFGNGSPHEVVLGVNNLLFVFDPLQTHPYDAGALLLRLWETVEPSQHAGREIEIPVVYGGQAGEDLSQLAANTSLDVREYVRRHSSAVYTVACIGSMPGFAYMAGLPAELHVPRRKVPRMKVPAGTVIVGGTQAGVMPCTAPSGWHLIGKTDIEMFQLDRREACLLAPGDRVQFSVKRVEL; via the coding sequence ATGAACTCCTTTGTAGAACTGCTGGAGCCGCAAACGCTATCCAAAACGAAGCCGCGCATCCATGCGGCCGGCGCAGGAGCAGTATTGTTCGATCCGGCAAACGGCTCATTTGACGCCGAACTGCAACAGCGCCTCATCGCACTAGGCCGGCGAATTCACGAATCGTTTGGGAATGGTTCACCACACGAAGTGGTGCTCGGCGTAAACAACCTGCTCTTTGTCTTCGACCCGTTGCAAACCCATCCGTACGACGCCGGTGCGCTGCTGCTGCGCCTGTGGGAGACTGTCGAGCCATCCCAGCACGCTGGACGTGAAATTGAAATCCCTGTGGTCTACGGCGGTCAGGCTGGAGAAGACCTCTCGCAGCTAGCGGCGAACACTTCTCTCGATGTCAGGGAGTATGTGCGGCGACATTCCAGCGCGGTCTACACCGTTGCCTGCATCGGCTCAATGCCAGGCTTTGCCTACATGGCTGGCCTGCCCGCGGAACTGCATGTACCGCGAAGAAAGGTTCCGCGGATGAAAGTGCCCGCAGGCACGGTGATCGTCGGCGGCACGCAGGCTGGCGTCATGCCGTGCACTGCGCCGTCCGGATGGCACCTCATCGGAAAAACCGACATTGAAATGTTCCAGCTGGACCGGCGTGAAGCGTGTCTGCTGGCACCCGGCGACCGGGTTCAATTTTCCGTAAAGAGGGTCGAGCTGTGA
- a CDS encoding MFS transporter, which produces MMDNASTLNQQSSVELNDTPQSRPPMARLAAASSIGTTLEWFDFTVYNLMAALVFNAVFFPSFDPLSGTILAFSTYAVGYLSRPFGGVIFGHLGDKLGRRFVLVATLVMMGTATGLMGLLPTYQVWGVWSPVLLVTLRFLQGAAIGGEWAGAVLLSMEHGDEKQRGRNASWAQVGPACGTLLGAGFLTVCTAALPADAFQSWGWRIPFLASAVLVAFGLWLRRGVDETPLFKQLERHHHKVEMPIKEVFSGHWRRLLIAGSVRIGSDIVYGLLVVFTLTYVTSVLHMPRSLALLATMLGAALHAFCVPLFGGLSDRLGRRVVYGAGAVLSILWAFAYFYLMGTCQAVNICVAVVVGMLFQAMMYGPQAAFVTEQFPTRVRYAGASLSATLGGIIGGAFGPLVFASLYKAYQSTTLICLYIASGLVITLIALLAAKETAGKPLAE; this is translated from the coding sequence GTGATGGACAATGCATCGACCCTGAACCAGCAATCATCCGTCGAACTGAATGACACGCCGCAAAGCCGGCCGCCGATGGCAAGACTCGCGGCTGCGAGCTCGATCGGCACCACGCTCGAATGGTTTGACTTCACGGTCTATAACCTGATGGCCGCGCTGGTCTTCAATGCCGTGTTCTTCCCGTCGTTCGACCCGCTCTCGGGTACTATCCTGGCGTTTTCCACGTACGCCGTAGGATATCTTTCGCGCCCCTTTGGTGGCGTTATCTTCGGTCATCTCGGTGACAAGCTAGGACGCCGCTTCGTGCTCGTCGCTACCCTCGTGATGATGGGCACCGCGACGGGTTTGATGGGACTCTTGCCCACCTACCAGGTGTGGGGCGTCTGGAGTCCTGTCCTGCTCGTGACGCTGCGCTTCCTCCAGGGCGCGGCCATCGGCGGCGAATGGGCCGGTGCGGTGCTCCTGTCCATGGAGCACGGGGACGAGAAGCAGCGTGGCAGGAACGCGTCCTGGGCACAGGTTGGACCTGCGTGCGGAACTCTGCTTGGCGCAGGCTTCCTCACGGTGTGCACGGCAGCTTTACCAGCCGACGCTTTCCAGTCGTGGGGTTGGCGCATTCCCTTTCTTGCGAGCGCGGTACTCGTGGCGTTCGGCCTGTGGTTGCGCCGCGGCGTGGATGAGACTCCCCTGTTCAAGCAACTCGAGCGCCACCACCACAAGGTCGAGATGCCGATCAAGGAAGTCTTTTCCGGCCATTGGCGGCGCCTTTTGATCGCCGGAAGCGTTCGCATCGGTTCCGACATTGTCTACGGCCTGCTTGTCGTTTTCACGCTCACCTATGTCACAAGTGTTCTGCATATGCCGCGCTCACTTGCCCTGCTGGCGACGATGCTCGGCGCGGCGCTTCATGCCTTCTGCGTTCCGCTCTTTGGCGGGCTGTCCGATCGCCTGGGGCGACGTGTCGTCTATGGCGCGGGGGCCGTCCTCTCCATTCTCTGGGCGTTTGCCTACTTCTACCTCATGGGGACTTGCCAGGCGGTCAACATCTGCGTAGCCGTCGTCGTTGGCATGCTCTTTCAGGCCATGATGTATGGCCCGCAAGCTGCTTTCGTCACCGAGCAATTCCCGACCCGAGTCCGCTACGCAGGCGCCTCCCTTTCGGCAACGCTTGGCGGAATCATTGGCGGAGCGTTTGGGCCTCTTGTTTTTGCCAGCCTCTACAAGGCATACCAGTCGACGACGTTGATCTGCCTCTATATCGCCAGTGGACTGGTGATCACCTTAATTGCGCTGCTCGCTGCAAAAGAAACGGCAGGAAAGCCGCTTGCCGAATGA
- a CDS encoding RraA family protein has translation MNPSKTYDAALLEQARKLGTSTLYEASGIFTSSVDPLIRTVWPGASVAGPAYPLECSPGDNLSIHIAMERVPRGSVLVISTGSFVAGYWGEVLTVAAEAAGVAGLVIDGGVRDIAALTARRFPVFTRGISMRGTIKASAPSVGEPISFTGTPVAAGDLVVADDDGVLIIPATRVEFTLTQGQARADKEATMMEALTKGQSTLELMGLTSWRNA, from the coding sequence ATGAACCCGTCAAAGACCTATGATGCGGCGCTGCTGGAACAGGCCCGAAAACTTGGCACCTCGACACTGTATGAAGCGTCGGGAATTTTCACCAGTTCGGTCGATCCGCTCATTCGCACCGTGTGGCCGGGCGCGTCGGTCGCAGGTCCGGCATATCCGCTCGAGTGTTCTCCCGGTGACAATCTGTCCATCCATATCGCAATGGAGCGGGTGCCGCGTGGCAGCGTACTCGTCATATCGACCGGTAGCTTTGTTGCTGGCTACTGGGGTGAGGTGCTGACGGTCGCCGCCGAGGCCGCCGGCGTGGCAGGTCTCGTTATCGACGGTGGCGTTCGCGATATCGCCGCGCTTACCGCGCGACGGTTCCCGGTGTTCACGCGTGGCATTTCCATGCGTGGCACGATCAAGGCCAGCGCGCCGTCCGTGGGGGAGCCGATCAGCTTCACCGGCACACCGGTGGCGGCTGGAGATCTGGTGGTCGCGGACGACGATGGTGTCCTGATCATTCCAGCGACCCGCGTCGAGTTCACCTTGACCCAAGGTCAAGCGCGCGCCGACAAGGAAGCCACGATGATGGAAGCGCTGACTAAGGGGCAGTCCACCCTGGAACTGATGGGTCTAACGAGTTGGAGGAACGCCTGA